Within Longimicrobiaceae bacterium, the genomic segment ATCGAGGTGGTGTCGTTCGAGCCGGAGAGCGCGCGGAAGGACGAGGGCGTCGCGATGATCTCCGGAACGGCGTGCGTCACGAGGCCCACCATCTACGGCACCTGCTGCACCCCGTAATCGAGGCTGCACGACGTCGCGGGAGAGCAGCCGAGGGCGTCGTCTGAGTGACCTCGTCGTGCGCGACAAGGCCCCGACAGCGTGAATGCTGCCGGGGCTTTCGTCATCTACCGGTCACGGCGGCTGACGATGGCGGATGCGGGATATCCATCCGCCGATCGGTCGTCCCGCGTCAGTCCACCGTCTTCAGCAGCAGCGCGTTGTCGAACATGGGCTGCGTGGAGCGCCAGAAGAGGCGGAAGAGCGGGTCGTCGGCGAAGAGGACGGCGCTGCCGCTGCCCACGCGGCGGCGCACCAGCCACGCGCCGCGCTCGCTGCGCTTCAGGTTCTCCGGCGAGATGACGCCCGAGGTGCGCGTGAGGCGCTCCGGGAAGTACGCGGCGGTCTCCACGTTCTCGGCCGGCTCGAAGACGAGCGTGCCCTGGTGCAGCGTGAACGCCTGGTCCGGGTGCGCGTCCAGCCCGGAGCCCCACGCGAGCGGGTTGGCCGGGTCCAGCCGCAGCGGGAGGATGGTGCCGGGCACCTCCTGCCGCCACTCCTGCCGCTGCCGCTCCTCGCGGCCCGCCAGGAAGCGGTTGCGGGCCGTGTCGGCCTTGGGCGCCTCGCGGACCTTCACGTCCACCAGCGGGGCGATCACCTCCGCGCCGCCGGCCAGGGCCACCACGCGCCCGCCGGCCTGCATCCACGCCTTGAGCAGGTCGCCGGACGCCTTGGGAATGGCGCGGGGTGACGCGTCGGGCACCACGATCACGTCGTAGCGCGACAGGTCCGCGTCGCCCACGTCCGATGCCTGGAGCGCGTCGAACGGCATGCCCAGCTCCTGCTCCAGGTAGTACCAGATGGCGCCGAACGAGGTGGACGAGATGCCCTCGCCCGAGAGCACGGCCACGCGCGGGAGGCGCACGGCGGCCACGCGGTCGCTGCCCAGGTCCACGCCGCCCTCGCTGAGGCCGCTGGCGACCGGCACCGCGGCGCCGCCCAGGCCCGCGCGCGTGGCCCGCGCCTGGAGCGAGTCGTTGCCCAGCACGGGGATGAACCACGTGCCCGCGGGCCAGCGGCGCCCAGCGTAGGTGGACTGCTTCTCCAGCACGCGCGCCCGCCCGCCGGAGGCGAGGAAGCGCACCACCGCGGCGTCGTGCGCGCCGGGGGCCACGAGGTAGCCGTAGCCCGCGGGCTGCGCGGACGGGGAACGGGGCGCGTCGCCGTTGCCGCTCACCGGCACCCAGCCGCCGCCGCCCAGCGAGCCGGTGCGGTACGCGGCCACACCGTACGCGTACGGCAGCGACCACGCGGCGATGTCGTAGCTGAACTCGGCCTTGAGCTGCGTCTCCGGCTGGAGCAGCGTCACGGCCAGGCGCCCGCGCGGCTGCCGGGCGCGCACGCGGTACGTGCCCGCGGGAAAGCTGCCGCGCGCGTCGAAGCCCGGGTAGGCGGACGCGCGGGCGGAGAAGGCGCCGCTCGCCCGCTCCACCTCGATGCCCTGGCGGCGCAGGTGGGCGACCAGCGCCTCCGCCCGCCCCGCGTCGGCGCCGGGGACGAGCAGGAAGTCCTGCACGCCCAGCCCCTCGCTGCGGTAGCCCGCGGCGTAGTCGCTGAGCAGCTGCGTCTTGCCCGCGGCGGCGGTGCGCAGCGTGGCCTGGCTGGTGGTCCAGTGGTGCAGCGCCCGGTCGCGCAGCGTGAGCGTGTCGCCCGCGTCGCGCGCCACCGCAAGGCCGGCGGCGCCGTGGCCCGCCTGCTCGTACGTCATCCCGATCGCGCCCGTCAGGCTGGGCCACGAGTCGCCGTACGCGGGGTAGAACAGGTCGAACTCCTCG encodes:
- a CDS encoding M14 family metallopeptidase — its product is EEFDLFYPAYGDSWPSLTGAIGMTYEQAGHGAAGLAVARDAGDTLTLRDRALHHWTTSQATLRTAAAGKTQLLSDYAAGYRSEGLGVQDFLLVPGADAGRAEALVAHLRRQGIEVERASGAFSARASAYPGFDARGSFPAGTYRVRARQPRGRLAVTLLQPETQLKAEFSYDIAAWSLPYAYGVAAYRTGSLGGGGWVPVSGNGDAPRSPSAQPAGYGYLVAPGAHDAAVVRFLASGGRARVLEKQSTYAGRRWPAGTWFIPVLGNDSLQARATRAGLGGAAVPVASGLSEGGVDLGSDRVAAVRLPRVAVLSGEGISSTSFGAIWYYLEQELGMPFDALQASDVGDADLSRYDVIVVPDASPRAIPKASGDLLKAWMQAGGRVVALAGGAEVIAPLVDVKVREAPKADTARNRFLAGREERQRQEWRQEVPGTILPLRLDPANPLAWGSGLDAHPDQAFTLHQGTLVFEPAENVETAAYFPERLTRTSGVISPENLKRSERGAWLVRRRVGSGSAVLFADDPLFRLFWRSTQPMFDNALLLKTVD